The Vallitalea okinawensis genome window below encodes:
- the ychF gene encoding redox-regulated ATPase YchF: MKLGIVGLPNVGKSTLFNCLTKAGAESANYPFCTIDPNVGIVTVPDQRLDKLAEMHSSKKVVPAAIEFVDIAGLVKGASKGEGLGNKFLSNIREVDAIVHVVRCFEDSNVVHVEGSIGSLRDIETINLELIFSDIEILERRVSKTAKSLKGDKSLAAELKLLERIKAHLEEGQSARSLELTDDEVLMIKSFNLLTSKPIIYACNVSEDDLVNDGVDNENVQAVRNMAQEEGSEVFVVCAKIEEEIAELDEEEKLEFLHDMGIADTGLDRLIAASYKLLGLISYLTSGEQETRAWTIAEGTKAPQAAGKIHTDFERGFIRAEVIHYDNLVDCGSLATAKEKGLVRLEGKEYVVKDGDVVLFRFNV, encoded by the coding sequence ATGAAATTAGGTATCGTAGGTTTACCGAATGTAGGTAAAAGTACATTATTTAACTGTTTAACAAAAGCTGGTGCAGAATCTGCTAACTACCCCTTTTGTACAATTGACCCAAACGTGGGTATCGTAACTGTACCAGATCAACGATTAGATAAATTAGCTGAAATGCATAGCTCAAAAAAAGTAGTTCCTGCTGCTATTGAATTTGTTGATATTGCAGGCTTAGTTAAGGGTGCTAGTAAAGGTGAAGGATTAGGTAATAAATTCTTATCCAATATTCGTGAAGTTGATGCAATCGTACATGTTGTACGTTGTTTTGAAGACAGTAACGTAGTCCATGTAGAAGGTTCAATCGGTTCATTACGTGATATTGAGACCATTAACTTAGAGCTAATTTTCTCAGACATTGAGATACTAGAAAGACGAGTTTCTAAAACTGCCAAGTCTTTAAAAGGCGATAAATCTTTAGCTGCTGAGCTAAAACTCTTAGAACGTATAAAAGCTCATCTTGAAGAAGGACAATCCGCTCGTTCATTAGAGCTTACTGATGATGAAGTACTTATGATTAAGTCCTTTAACTTATTAACATCAAAACCGATTATCTATGCTTGTAATGTATCAGAGGATGATTTAGTTAATGATGGGGTTGATAATGAGAATGTACAAGCTGTACGTAACATGGCTCAAGAGGAAGGCTCTGAAGTTTTTGTAGTTTGTGCAAAAATTGAAGAAGAAATAGCTGAACTTGATGAAGAAGAAAAATTAGAATTTTTACACGACATGGGTATTGCAGACACTGGTCTAGATCGTCTTATAGCAGCTAGTTATAAATTACTTGGTCTTATTTCATACTTAACTTCTGGTGAGCAAGAAACCAGAGCATGGACCATCGCAGAAGGTACGAAAGCACCACAAGCTGCTGGAAAAATCCATACCGATTTCGAAAGAGGCTTTATCCGAGCTGAAGTTATTCACTATGATAATCTTGTTGATTGTGGTAGTCTAGCTACTGCAAAAGAAAAAGGTTTAGTTAGACTAGAAGGTAAAGAATACGTTGTTAAAGATGGCGACGTTGTCTTATTTAGATTTAACGTGTAA
- the lgt gene encoding prolipoprotein diacylglyceryl transferase, whose product MMPDIWFPNLNIEIDQLDPIMVTVFGIDIYWYGFIIAMGVIAGLVTAMTIAKKTKQNPETYIDVLIVGLIAAIIGARLYYVIFSWDLYKDNLLGIFNLRQGGLAIYGGVIGALIAVGIYAKVKHMNFLQIIDTAGPGLIIGQAVGRWGNFFNQEAFGGYTDNLFAMRLKVENVRYLPETLMDTMANYNGVDYIQVHPTFLYESIWNLGVYILLLIFWKYKKFEGEVFLLYLFGYGLGRVWIEGLRTDQLLIGGSSIAVSQVLSGILILFSISMIIYNRNKCK is encoded by the coding sequence ATTATGCCTGATATTTGGTTTCCAAACTTGAACATAGAAATTGATCAACTTGATCCAATAATGGTAACTGTATTCGGTATAGATATTTACTGGTATGGTTTTATCATTGCTATGGGGGTTATAGCTGGGTTGGTAACAGCTATGACAATAGCAAAGAAAACAAAGCAAAACCCAGAGACTTATATTGATGTACTTATTGTAGGACTTATTGCTGCTATCATAGGAGCTAGATTATATTATGTAATCTTTTCATGGGATTTATACAAAGATAATTTGTTGGGAATATTTAACTTAAGACAAGGTGGATTGGCCATCTACGGTGGTGTTATTGGTGCGTTAATTGCTGTAGGCATTTATGCTAAAGTTAAACATATGAATTTCTTACAAATCATTGATACAGCTGGACCAGGGCTAATCATTGGACAAGCAGTTGGTAGATGGGGGAATTTCTTCAACCAAGAAGCATTTGGAGGCTATACAGATAATTTATTTGCTATGCGTTTGAAAGTGGAGAATGTACGGTACTTACCTGAAACACTAATGGATACTATGGCTAATTACAATGGAGTGGATTACATTCAGGTTCATCCGACTTTTCTTTATGAGTCCATTTGGAACCTAGGTGTATATATTTTGCTTCTTATATTTTGGAAATATAAAAAGTTTGAGGGTGAAGTATTCTTACTGTATCTTTTTGGGTATGGATTGGGAAGAGTTTGGATAGAAGGTCTAAGAACGGATCAATTGTTGATTGGTGGTAGTTCAATAGCTGTATCTCAAGTATTATCGGGAATTTTGATACTATTTAGCATATCAATGATTATATATAATAGGAATAAATGTAAATAA